One stretch of Nicotiana tabacum cultivar K326 chromosome 18, ASM71507v2, whole genome shotgun sequence DNA includes these proteins:
- the LOC142172625 gene encoding uncharacterized protein LOC142172625 yields the protein MAQTYFSYRDSQRFRLSRLLQAFCAGFIQNSSAVDQANTEKCKVSVERGISTDEISTFFTSEDYIWRSEVCTHIFMKEIFRLHGIPVSIISDRGSQFTSCFWKSFQEALVTRVDLSAAFHLQTDGQSEYKRRRDLVFTIRDKVFLRVTPIKGVMRFGKRGKLIPRFIGPYETLDRVGAVAYHLALPPELSFIHPVFHVSMLRKCISDSSQVLEAPTISLDERLSYEEEQMTIVDRQVRNLRSKEIEFVKVLWRNHTVEEATWEIEDAMRVK from the exons ATGGCCCAGACCTACTTCTCCTACAGAGATTCACAACGTTTTAGGCTTAGCAGGCTATTACAGGCATTTTGTGCAGGATTTATCCAGAATAGCAGCGCCGTTGACCAAGCTAACACAGAAAAATGCAAAGTTTCAGTGGAAAGAGGAAT atcgactgACGAAATCAGCACATTTTTTACCAGTGAAGACTACATATGGAGGAGTGAGGTATGCACACATATATTTATGAAGGAAATTTTCCGACTTCACGGTAttccggtatccatcatctctgatagagGATCACAGTTCACTTCATgtttttggaaatcttttcaagaaGCATTGGTTACACGAGTAGATCTTAGTGCTGCATTTCATCTACAGACAGATGGCCAGTCTGAAT ataagagaagaagagatttagTGTTCACAATTAGGGACAAAGTCTTCCTACGAGTCACTCCTATAAAAGgtgtgatgcggtttgggaaaagAGGCAAGTTGATCCCCAGGTTTATAGGACCGTATGAGACACTAGATCGAGTGGGAGCTGTGGCCTATCATTTGGCACTTCCTCCTGAGTTGTCCTTTATTCATCCCGTTTTTCATGTCTCAATGCTAAGAAAATGTATATCAGACTCATCTCAGGTGCTTGAAGCACCAACTATATCGCTTGATGAGAGGttgtcttacgaggaggagcaGATGACAATTGttgataggcaagtaagaaatCTACGGTCAAAGGAAATTGAGTTCGTAAAAGTCTTATGGAGAAATCATACagttgaagaagctacttgggaaataGAAGATGCTATGCGAGTCAAGTAA